From Coleofasciculus sp. FACHB-1120, one genomic window encodes:
- a CDS encoding AraC family transcriptional regulator, translating to MNLLQEFLFNPSDRTIPLDQPPMETLPQWGHWLETPEMMVAIIPPGHLEVNLRSPLHLVVTSFGVTRGVAAFDSDRLRPYEALPGGFDIVPQGSTYRSVEDASCFVVFGYSQAFLSRTAADEQTIELLPGQIPKMHWGLSTAIAIQEFFNNGQVGGAFYLESVATAVLGQIIYRRSNLSGFKRPPEFLEPRLLKTSLEYIQAHLSQELNLSNIAATVGFSPYHFARAFKATTGLSPYQYILRCRLKYAQKLLHDPTHRLAEVAVEAGFGNQSHMTTVFRRMLQTTPRRYQQEKGLRLPIL from the coding sequence ATGAATCTCTTGCAAGAGTTTCTGTTCAACCCAAGCGATCGCACAATTCCCCTCGACCAGCCACCGATGGAAACCTTACCGCAATGGGGACATTGGCTGGAAACGCCAGAAATGATGGTGGCAATCATCCCACCGGGACATCTGGAAGTGAATCTGCGATCGCCCCTTCATCTGGTAGTCACCAGTTTTGGCGTAACTCGTGGAGTTGCTGCCTTTGATAGCGATCGCCTGCGACCTTACGAAGCCCTACCGGGAGGCTTTGATATTGTGCCTCAAGGCAGCACTTACCGTTCTGTCGAAGATGCCTCCTGTTTTGTAGTATTTGGGTATTCGCAAGCGTTCCTGTCGCGCACAGCGGCAGATGAGCAAACGATTGAGTTACTGCCGGGGCAAATTCCAAAGATGCATTGGGGTTTAAGTACAGCGATCGCTATACAGGAGTTTTTTAACAACGGACAGGTTGGCGGTGCGTTCTACTTGGAATCCGTGGCAACGGCAGTCCTAGGGCAAATTATCTACCGGAGATCGAATCTCTCTGGATTCAAACGTCCGCCAGAATTTTTGGAACCCAGGCTGTTAAAAACTAGCCTGGAATACATCCAGGCACACCTGTCACAAGAATTGAACCTGAGCAATATTGCTGCCACGGTGGGGTTTAGCCCATACCATTTTGCGCGGGCATTCAAAGCTACCACGGGGCTGTCACCCTATCAATACATCCTGCGGTGTCGGTTGAAATATGCCCAGAAACTTTTGCATGATCCAACCCACAGACTAGCTGAGGTTGCAGTGGAAGCGGGATTTGGCAACCAGAGTCACATGACCACCGTGTTTCGGAGAATGTTGCAGACAACCCCAAGACGTTACCAACAGGAGAAGGGGTTACGGCTACCCATTCTCTGA
- a CDS encoding MAPEG family protein — protein sequence MSALIPISTFFIGCHGLLALGLSYRVAMERTRTRIWHGATPAEIASQPNYLKHPNAWAAFVEKLTQQSVVTKEVDDGVLQRTIRAHGNFTEYLPLGLLFLIALEWMQAASGLLWLLGATLILARIAHAWGLIQTYGPSPGRAIGFFGTWLVYIIGSVACLYYSVRQF from the coding sequence ATGTCTGCACTGATTCCGATTTCAACCTTCTTCATTGGCTGTCACGGGTTACTGGCTCTAGGTTTGTCCTATCGAGTGGCGATGGAACGTACCCGGACTCGCATTTGGCATGGTGCGACCCCCGCAGAAATTGCCTCACAGCCCAATTACTTGAAGCATCCCAACGCCTGGGCAGCATTTGTAGAGAAACTGACGCAACAATCCGTTGTCACGAAAGAGGTGGATGATGGCGTGTTGCAGCGGACGATCCGAGCGCATGGCAATTTCACCGAGTATCTGCCTCTCGGCTTGTTATTTCTGATTGCCTTGGAGTGGATGCAAGCAGCATCTGGGCTGCTGTGGCTGCTGGGTGCAACGCTGATTCTGGCGCGGATTGCTCATGCTTGGGGATTGATCCAAACCTATGGGCCGTCACCGGGACGGGCAATTGGCTTTTTCGGCACCTGGTTAGTTTATATCATCGGCAGTGTGGCGTGTCTCTACTACAGCGTGCGGCAATTTTGA
- a CDS encoding ABC transporter ATP-binding protein gives MAILVDTVLSPTPKPNWIHRLFLAPFGEGKLNQIFGMAFVAMIIRIMSDTVFMLRKMLNYRIQYNGTLRVRTELYDKMQALSLSWHGSRSQGDAIYRLSYDSLGPWGVIDTLIGSTAASVTLTAMIWIMLSRHVLLTVFALSFTPLLIVANWYFEGRIRRRAFESKQTDAVMTSTMQQAIELIGLIQSFGREATESRRFMRVVDRSVAASMRLHWQENLYPLAVQVVFALGSGVIFGYGGYLVYRDQFLRQVPNGLTLGDLIVFLAYLNQFWDPIGWVLGFTTKIQTFVASCDRVFTIIDEPPTIKDEPDARSLAVHPRTLTLADVSFEYSSGRPVLRDINATIEPGQMVAFLGPSGTGKSTLLNLLPRFYDPTGGSVQLDGFDLRTLKVADVRKHMALVTQGSPLFPGTIAENITYGCAEATLQEIREAAEESGAAEFIEALPERYDTLVSEGAQNLSGGQRQRLAIARALATKAPILILDEPTSSLDLKHEQWVIETLQRLRRKRTIVLVTHRLETAVDCDRIFVMQEGEIVEEGTHDELLTQQGLYFRMLGYKPSST, from the coding sequence ATGGCGATTCTAGTCGATACGGTTCTCTCCCCAACCCCGAAACCCAACTGGATTCATCGGCTGTTTCTTGCCCCGTTTGGTGAAGGCAAGCTGAACCAAATTTTCGGAATGGCGTTCGTGGCGATGATCATCAGGATCATGAGCGATACGGTCTTCATGCTCCGCAAGATGTTGAACTACCGCATCCAGTACAACGGAACCTTGCGGGTTCGCACCGAACTCTACGACAAAATGCAGGCGCTCAGTCTCAGCTGGCACGGTTCGCGATCGCAAGGCGACGCCATCTATCGGTTAAGCTACGATAGCCTCGGCCCTTGGGGGGTGATCGATACGCTGATCGGCTCCACTGCCGCATCGGTGACGCTGACGGCGATGATCTGGATTATGCTGTCGCGCCATGTCCTTCTCACCGTCTTCGCACTTTCGTTTACGCCGCTTCTGATAGTCGCGAATTGGTACTTCGAGGGAAGGATTCGGCGTCGAGCGTTCGAGTCGAAACAGACCGATGCGGTCATGACCTCGACCATGCAGCAAGCGATAGAGTTGATCGGACTGATCCAGTCTTTTGGTCGAGAAGCAACGGAGTCGCGGCGCTTCATGCGGGTGGTCGATCGCAGCGTCGCTGCCTCCATGCGACTCCATTGGCAAGAGAACCTCTATCCGCTCGCGGTTCAGGTAGTCTTCGCTCTGGGAAGCGGGGTAATCTTCGGCTACGGCGGGTATCTGGTCTATCGCGACCAGTTTTTACGCCAGGTGCCGAACGGTCTGACTCTCGGCGATCTGATTGTATTCCTGGCGTACCTCAATCAGTTCTGGGACCCAATCGGTTGGGTTTTGGGGTTCACAACCAAGATCCAGACGTTCGTCGCTTCATGCGATCGCGTCTTTACGATTATTGACGAGCCACCCACCATCAAGGACGAGCCTGATGCGCGATCGCTTGCCGTCCATCCCCGCACCCTAACCCTTGCTGACGTGAGCTTTGAGTACAGTTCTGGGCGACCTGTGTTACGAGACATCAATGCCACTATCGAACCGGGCCAGATGGTAGCGTTTTTGGGGCCTAGCGGGACGGGAAAAAGCACGCTGCTCAACCTCCTACCGCGCTTCTACGACCCGACCGGGGGCAGCGTCCAACTCGACGGTTTCGACCTCCGCACCCTGAAGGTCGCCGATGTCCGCAAACACATGGCGCTGGTTACGCAAGGCAGTCCGCTTTTCCCCGGAACGATCGCGGAGAATATTACCTACGGCTGCGCGGAAGCGACCTTGCAAGAGATTCGGGAGGCGGCAGAGGAATCCGGGGCGGCTGAGTTCATCGAAGCCTTACCGGAGCGGTACGATACCCTGGTGAGTGAGGGCGCTCAGAACCTTTCGGGCGGACAGCGGCAGCGTTTAGCGATCGCGCGGGCGCTAGCGACGAAGGCTCCGATACTCATCCTCGACGAACCGACGAGTTCGCTGGATTTGAAGCACGAACAATGGGTGATAGAAACCCTCCAGCGTCTGCGTCGCAAAAGAACCATTGTCTTAGTGACGCACCGACTCGAAACCGCCGTAGACTGCGATCGCATTTTTGTGATGCAGGAGGGCGAGATCGTTGAGGAAGGCACTCATGACGAACTTCTTACCCAGCAAGGACTCTACTTCCGAATGCTGGGCTACAAACCATCCTCGACCTGA